GTCTCCGGCAGCAAGGCTGATGATTTGTTTGGCTGCGCTGTCGGTTAGCGTCAGTCCTTTCCAGATATAATCATCTGGTGAAAAAGTGGCAGGATTTGCTGATTGCATTGTTGACCTCACTATCGATAGCCCTTCGGGCTAGTGCCCCTATGTTAGTGATAACCTGTATCACTTCAACCTCTTGTTTTGCAGGGGTTAACAACAAGGCTGTTTTTATCAGACTCATTTTTAAGCTCTGGCCGGATAAAACAGACTGCGCTTTACCTGTTGGGACTAACATCTCAAAGGATAAGCGATTGAAAACAAGATGTTTCTATTTTGTTACTCTACATTCTGGCATGCTCAATAAATATTCTACTCTTTTGCGCCGCTCTGCTTATCGTTCTCACCGATTTTTACAACAGCCGACATTTATTGATAAATATTATCGTGTCGGTGATTGAATAATGTCACATTTATAATATGATAATGATTATCATTAGCATGCCAGAGACCAGCAATGAATATGTCGATGAGCGCGTGGCTACAACATAAGATTGACGAGTACACCTGTTCCGTTCGTGATCTCACCGTCGATTTCTACATGGCGCAGGCAAAATTAAACCGTCCCGAGTGCACAATTGAACAGCTGCGCAAGTTCAATGATACCTGCCTGGATATGGCAGAACTTTGCCAGTTAAACGGTGACGATCAGAGTTATCTGCACGCAATGGGTAAACTCCACCAGCGGCTGGTTAATGAGCTAAGCAACACATCACGTGAGCGACTGTTCCGCATGCAGGCATGGCAGCTGGCACGACACTCATTGAGCCGTTTATGTCATCAGCTGATGCTCAACGGCGAGTGGAATAAAGCCACCGTGCTGCAAAATGAATTTGTTACGCACGCATCATCGATTATGTGATAGCCCCACATTATACCCTGTGGCACTGCCGGGAAAAACCCCGAAATAAACGGGGTTATGGGCCGCTCTTGCCCAATGGCGGTTGCAAATGAAACCGTAAAGATCCCAGAGGAGGGTTGCCACCCTCTATCCTGAAAAAATCAGATTAACTCCAGTAACGCCTGGAGAGGATGGCGTATAGCGTTTCCTTCTGCGCGTTTCACCTGACTGCGACAGGAATATCCCGTTGCCAGGCAGCGGTCCAACGGTAATTTTTGCAAGGCCTGCTGCCAGGAAAGTGCATAAATTCCCAGCGAGTTTTCCAGGTTTTTGGTTTCGTGACCGTAAGTGCCGGCCATGCCGCAGCAGCCAACGCTGACATTCTCAAGCTTAGCCCCGAAGCGGGCAAAAATCGTTTCCCACTGTTTTATTGCTCCCGGCAGCGCGGTGGTTTCTGTGCAATGGCCGAACAGATACCATGCTTCTCCGCGCTGCGGCAGCGTATCTTTTACCGTCAGCGCGGTTTGTAGCCATTCGTGCACCAGCTGAACGTGAAAATCACCACGATTATCGGCCAACACCTGCTTATATTCATCGCGGTAACACAGCACCAGCGCGGGGTCGACGCCCACCAGCGGTATCCCCAGCTGCGCCACACGATTGAGGAAATCTGCGGTTCTTTGTGCGGTACGCGCAAACTTCTGCAAAAAGCCTTTAATATGTTCTGCCTTACCATTAGGCGAAAAAGGCAGCACGACCGCGGTATAGCCTAGTTTGTCGATCAGGCGCACAAAATCACCCACCAGTCGCGCTTCGTAATAGCTGGTGAAGGGATCCTGTACCACCAACACGCAGTTTGCGCGCTGTTCGCCGCTCATTCCTTCAAGATGTTCAAGCGTGATATTCGCCGATCGGTGACTGGCCAGCTGCTGCTTCAGCGTGGGCGATGAGAGCAACGGCAGATCGACCATGCCGATATGACGCTGACTAAGCGACTTAACCCACGGTCGGCGCAGGAAAAAGTTAAAGACCTTAGGTGCTCTTGCCATCTGTGGCGCATAGCTTTCTACCGTGGCAACCAGATAATCGCTAACGGGCCGCAGATAGCGCGTGTGATAGAGCTGTAGGAAGCGCGAGCGAAAGCCGGGCACGTCAATTTTAATCGGGCACTGCGTGGAGCAGGCTTTACAGGCCAGGCAGCCTGACATCGCCTCTTTTACCTCATGCGAAAAATCATACTGACCGCGCTTCGCCTGCCAGCTATTGCGGGTGCGCAAAATCATGCCACGCAGACTGACGCCTTTGGCGGGCAGCTGTTTTTCCAGCGTCAGCGGATCAACCCCCTGCTCCGCCAGCAAACGTAGCCATTCTCGCGTTAGCGTAGCGCGCCCTTTTGGCGAGTGAATTCGATCGCGGGTGATTTTCATCGAGGGACACATCGGGCTTTTCACATCAAAATTAAAGCACAGGCCGTTACCGTTACACTCCATCGCCCCCCGCCAGTCGCTACGCACATTAACCGGTATCTGGCGATCGTAAGTACCCCGTTTGGCCGCATCGATTTTCAGTATCGGGTCGTCAACGCCGAGCGGTGCACAAATTTTACCCGGATTCAGCCGGTTTTGCGGATCGAAAGCCGTTTTAATGCGCCGCAGCTCGCTATACAGTTCATCGCCGAAAAAGGAGGGGCTGTACTCAGCGCGGAATCCTTTACCATGTTCTCCCCACAGCAGACCGCCGTAGCGCGCCGTCAAGGCGACCACCTCATCAGAGATCTGCTTCATCAGCATTTCTTGCCGGGGGTCACACATATCCAGCGCCGGACGCACGTGCAACACGCCGGCATCAACATGACCAAACATCCCATAGCTCAGATTGTGGCCATCAAGCAGGGCGCGGAACTCAACAATATAATCGGCAAGATGCTGTGGCGGAACGCAGGTATCTTCCACAAAAGGGATCGGCTTGGCGCTGCCTTTCGTATTGCCAAGCAGACCAACGGCCTTTTTACGCATTCCGTAGATCCGCTCAATGCCGGAAACATCGTCACACAGCTGGTAGCCAATTACCCCCCCCTGCCGTTCCGCCATCAGCGCATCCAGACGCAGGCACAACGTATCCACCTGGCCGTCGATCAGCACCCGGTCGTTGCCGGCAAATTCGACCATATTCAGGCCCAGCATCTCTTTATCAGGCACGTCGGCGATCAGTTCACTCACCGAATGCCAGACGATATCCTCACGCGCCAGGTTAAGCACCTTTGAATCCACGGTTTCTACCGACAGTGCCTGGGCTTCAACCATCAGGGGCGCGTTGCGCAGCGCCGAGTCAAACGAATCATATTTGATATTAACCAGCCGCCGTACTTTCGGGATCGGGGTAATATCAAGTCTGGCTTCGGTAACAAAGGCCAGCGTTCCCTCGGCACCGCAAAGGATGCGCGTCAGGTCGACGGAAGCCAGGTCATCACTCAGCACATGGCGCAGATCGTAACCGGTCAGAAAGCGGTTCAGTTTTGGAAATTTTTCGACGATCGGCTGGCGCTTCAGGCGGCAGCGCTCCAGCACCACACGGTAGATTTCGCCTTCCCTGTCCGCTTTTTGCGCCTTGATTTCTGCCTGGCTGACCGGCATCGCCTGGGTGTCAAGAATATCACCGCCCAGCAGCACCGCCTTAAGACCCAGCACATGGTCGGAAGTCTTACCGTATACCAGCGATCCTTGTCCGGAAGCATCGGTATTGATCATGCCACCGAGCGTTGCTCGATTACTGGTCGACAGTTCGGGAGAGAAAAAATAGCCATACGGCTTTAGCCAGACGTTAAGCTGGTCTTTGATCACCCCCGCTTCAACTTTTACCCAGCCTTCGGCAACGTTGATTTCCAGAATGCGCGTCATGTAACGTGACATATCGACCACAATACCCTGATTGAGGGACTGCCCGTTGGTGCCGGTGCCGCCGCCGCGCGGCGTAAATGCCAGCGAGTCGAAACGGCTGTCGGCCGCCAAACGCGACAGGATCGCCACGTCTTCAGTTGAGCGTGGAAAAATAATCGCATCGGGCAACAGCTGGTAAATACTGTTATCCGTTGACATCAGCAGACGGTCGGCGTAGTGGGTGGCGGTGTCGCCGCTGAAACCCTGCTGTTTTAACGCATCCAGAAAATTCAGTACCAGAGGTTCAAGGCCTGGTGCCTGTGAAATCAGTGGGATCATTATAGAAAGACCAAAGTTATGTGAAACGTTTGCGGTGCTCAAATTGCGCAGTGATTCGTTTTATCACATTTTTTTATCACCTGTCGTTATTTCAAAAAACGAAGTAAAAGCATAATCTGTCGCGTCTGACGCAAATCTGTATTTCCCATACGGATTTAAAGCTCAGGTTCAGGGTATTAAATTCGCCCGAGCTGAATTTTTAGCTAAATCGCATCTTATATGAGGTCATTGTTAATCGATGAAGAACGCGCAAAAAGGTTGGGACTTGGCACAAATCGTGTTTTCACTGCTGTTTATCAGCCTCACGATCGTCGCGTGTTTCTGGATAGTTCAGCCATTTATACTGGGATTTGCCTGGGCCAGCATGGTAGTTATCGCCACCTGGCCGCTGATGATCAAATTTCAGCGCCTGCTGTGGGGAAAGCGCTCTCTGGCGGTGATCACCATGACGCTGCTGTTGATTTTAGTTTTTATCATTCCCGTTGCCCTGTTGGTGAACAGCCTGATCGAGAACAGCGGGCCGCTGATCGCCTGGCTTGGCTCCGGGCATCTGCAAATGCCCGAACTCCAGTGGATGAGAAGCATTCCGCTGGTGGGCAGAAAGCTCTACTCGGCTTACCATAACCTGGTCGCCGGCGGCGGTACGGCACTGCTCGCCCAGGTACAGCCCTATATAGGCCGCACTACCGGCTTCTTTTTTGCTCAGGCCGGTCATTTTGGTCGCTTTATGATGCATCTTGGCCTGATGCTGCTGTTCAGCGTGCTGCTCTACTGGCGTGGTGAGCAGGTAGGCCAGGGGATCCGGCATTTCGCGTTTCGGCTGGCGTCACGCCGTGGCGATGCTGCGGTATTGCTGGCGGCGCAAGCTATTCGCGCCGTTGCGCTGGGGGTGGTCGTCACCGCATTAGTGCAGGCGGTACTCGGCGGCATCGGACTGGCCATCTCCGGCATACCCTTTGCCACTATCCTCACCGTGCTGATGATCCTGTCATGCCTGGTTCAGCTGGGGCCATTGGTCGTGTTGGTTCCGGCCATTATCTGGCTTTACTGGAGCGGTGATACCACCTGGGGTACGGTTCTGCTGGTCTGGAGCTGCGTGGTGGGCACGTTGGACAATGTGCTGCGTCCAGTGCTGATCCGCATGGGCGCAGACCTGCCGATGATCCTGATCCTCTCTGGCGTCATCGGTGGGCTGATCGCCTTTGGCATGATTGGCCTGTTTATTGGTCCCGTGGTGTTGGCCATATCCTACCGGCTGGTGTCAGTATGGGTTCATGAAGCCCCTGCCCCCCATGAAGATCCGCTGGCTGTGGTTGAAGAACTGGCTGAAGTGGATGCCGAGTCGCACCAGCTGAAGGTATAATTTTCCCCTTCCGGCCAGATCATCTGGCCGGAATCATTAGTATTTAGAATGATTTTCTAACTGAAATCGTAACGTCCGACGGCGAAAACCGATGCCGAATCGTGAGGTTTCACTTATTTCACCTCCTTAATTCGCTGAATTGTCTTTTTTTTACTCATTAAGACCGGTTAAAACAGGTTATCAGGCGAGAAAACATTATCGTTGATAACTAATAAGATGATTCTTAAAGACGCCGTAAACCCTCTTCCCTAGTATGACCTCAAGGTTTGAAATCACCTGTCTGATTTTGAATAAGCGTATTTCCCCAGAGTGAACTAAAGAATTGCTGTGTGTAGTCTTTGCCCATCCCCTGTGATGGGCTTTTTTTTGCAAAAAAAAGGACAATCGGTTAATCGATTGTCCTCGGTGTCAGCAGCCACCCATCGTCGGGCAGCCGTAGGGACAGGTAATTATTTCAGTTCGGCCAGGCCGATCCAGGTTTGTACCACGGTGTCCGGATTCAGCGACAGGCTATCAATACCCTCCGCCATCAGCCACGCGGCAAAATCCTGATGATCCGACGGCCCCTGCCCACAAATACCTACGTACTTGCCCTGCTTTTTAGCCGCGCGGATTGCCATTGACAGCAGGGCTTTAACCGCATCGTTGCGCTCGTCAAACAGTTCTGAAACCACGCCAGAATCGCGATCCAATCCCAGGGTCAGCTGCGTCATATCGTTAGAGCCGATGGAGAAACCATCAAAGAATTGCAGAAACTCATCCGCCAACAGCGCGTTTGAGGGGATCTCACACATCATGATAATTTTCAGTCCATTTTCCCCGCGCTTCAACCCCTGGCGTTCCAGCTCTTCCACCACCGCCCGGGCCTGGGCAACGGTACGCACAAACGGCACCATGATTTCAACGTTGGTCAGCCCCATCTCGTTGCGCACGCGTTTGACCGCCGCGCACTCCAGAGCAAAGCAATCGCGGAAGCTGTCGGCAACGTAACGCCCCGCACCTCGGAAGCCCAGCATCGGGTTCTCTTCTTCCGGCTCATAGCGTTCGCCGCCTACCAGGTTGGCATACTCATTGGTTTTGAAGTCCGACAGACGAACGATAACCCGTTTGGGCGCAAACGCGGCGCCAAGCGTGGCGATCCCTTCAGTCAGGCGGCCAATGTAAAACTCCAGCGGGTCATCGAAGCCTTTCATCATGCCGCGGATTTGCTGCTGTAGTTCGGGCGTCTGCTTATCAAACTCCAGCAGAGCCTTCGGATGCACGCCGATCATACGGTTGATGATAAACTCCAGGCGTGCCAGCCCGACACCTTCATTCGGCAGGCAGGCAAAATCAAAAGCCCGGTCCGGGTTACCTACGTTCATCATGATTTTCAGCGGCAGAGCAGGCATTTCATCCACCTGCGAACTTTTAACCTCAAAATCGAGCAGACCTTGGTAGACGTAGCCCGTGTCGCCCTCCGCACAGGAGACCGTCACTTTATGACCATCGCGCAGAATTTCCGTGGCGTGCCCGCAGCCAACAACGGCGGGAATACCCAGCTCACGCGCAATGATCGCAGCATGACAGGTGCGCCCTCCGCGATTAGTCACGATCGCCGAAGCCTTTTTCATGATCGGTTCCCAGTCGGGATCGGTCATATCGGTGACCAGCACGTCCCCTTTTTCAATCCGGTTCATTTCGCTGATATCGTGAATGACCTTTACCTCTCCGGCACCGATACGGTGGCCAATGGCACGGCCTTCCACCACGACTTTACCCCCAGACCGTAGCGTGTAGCGCTCCATCACCTGCCCATTCGAGCGAACCGTTTCCGGACGCGCCTGAACGATAAACAGCTTGCCGGTATGGCCATCTTTTGCCCATTCGATATCCATCGGGCGCTGATAATGCTTTTCAATCAGTACCGCCTGCAAAGCCAGCGCTTCAACCTCTTTATCACTCAGGCAGAAGCGGTCCCGGTCGGACTGCGGGACATCCTCAACGCTCACCTGCTCGCCGTGCTCCCGCGAGTCGGCGTAAACCATGCGGATCTTTTTCGACCCCATCGTGCGGCGCACGATTGCCGGCCGCCCGGCCGCCAGCGTGGGTTTGTGCACGTAGAATTCGTCCGGGTTCACCGCCCCCTGGACCACCATCTCGCCAAGCCCGTGCGCGGCGGTAATAAACACAACCTGATCGAACCCCGACTCGGTATCAATGGTAAACATAACGCCAGAAGCCGCGAGATCGGAGCGAACCATGCGCTGAATGCCCGCAGAAAGCGCCACGCCACGATGATCGTAGCCCTGGTGCACGCGGTAAGAAATCGCCCGATCGTTGAACAGGGAAGCGAAAACATGTTTCACCGCCACCAGCACCGCATCATAGCCCTGTACATTGAGAAAAGTTTCCTGCTGGCCAGCAAATGAAGCATCGGGCATATCTTCCGCGGTGGCCGACGAGCGCACGGCAAACGACGCCCCGGCATCATCGGCAGACAGCTGGCTGTAAGCAGAGTGAATAGCCTGTTCCAGCTCGGGCTGAAACGGCGTTTCGATCACCCACTGGCGTATCCGTTTGCCCGCTTTGGCCAGCTCATCAACGTCATCAATATTGGTCTTATCCAGCAGCTCATAGATACGTTGATTAACGCCACTTTGATCGAGAAACAGGTTGAACGCCGCTGAGGTTGTCGCAAAGCCATTCGGGACGGAAACGCCCAGCGATGACAAGTTGGTAATCATTTCACCCAGAGAGGCATTTTTACCTCCCACCCGATCGACATCGTGCATGCCTAACTGGTCATACCAGAGTACAAGCGGCGCTTCGCCTTGATTGGACATTGATTCAATCCTTGTAAGAAGTAATGATAAATGGTGCGGTACGGTATGTACTTTATGAGACTGGCACAGATGAAAGGGAGAGATAAAGTGTTGAATCGTTCAAGCTGGCGAAATCAATCACTTTAAGAATCCTCCGTGCTACATGTATCAGACACTCGGGGCAGTACTTATTTAAATTTCATTTAAAAACAGTTAGTTATAAAATCAGTATTTTAATGAAAATAGGTCCGCATAA
This DNA window, taken from Erwinia tasmaniensis Et1/99, encodes the following:
- the ydiJ gene encoding D-2-hydroxyglutarate dehydrogenase YdiJ; the encoded protein is MIPLISQAPGLEPLVLNFLDALKQQGFSGDTATHYADRLLMSTDNSIYQLLPDAIIFPRSTEDVAILSRLAADSRFDSLAFTPRGGGTGTNGQSLNQGIVVDMSRYMTRILEINVAEGWVKVEAGVIKDQLNVWLKPYGYFFSPELSTSNRATLGGMINTDASGQGSLVYGKTSDHVLGLKAVLLGGDILDTQAMPVSQAEIKAQKADREGEIYRVVLERCRLKRQPIVEKFPKLNRFLTGYDLRHVLSDDLASVDLTRILCGAEGTLAFVTEARLDITPIPKVRRLVNIKYDSFDSALRNAPLMVEAQALSVETVDSKVLNLAREDIVWHSVSELIADVPDKEMLGLNMVEFAGNDRVLIDGQVDTLCLRLDALMAERQGGVIGYQLCDDVSGIERIYGMRKKAVGLLGNTKGSAKPIPFVEDTCVPPQHLADYIVEFRALLDGHNLSYGMFGHVDAGVLHVRPALDMCDPRQEMLMKQISDEVVALTARYGGLLWGEHGKGFRAEYSPSFFGDELYSELRRIKTAFDPQNRLNPGKICAPLGVDDPILKIDAAKRGTYDRQIPVNVRSDWRGAMECNGNGLCFNFDVKSPMCPSMKITRDRIHSPKGRATLTREWLRLLAEQGVDPLTLEKQLPAKGVSLRGMILRTRNSWQAKRGQYDFSHEVKEAMSGCLACKACSTQCPIKIDVPGFRSRFLQLYHTRYLRPVSDYLVATVESYAPQMARAPKVFNFFLRRPWVKSLSQRHIGMVDLPLLSSPTLKQQLASHRSANITLEHLEGMSGEQRANCVLVVQDPFTSYYEARLVGDFVRLIDKLGYTAVVLPFSPNGKAEHIKGFLQKFARTAQRTADFLNRVAQLGIPLVGVDPALVLCYRDEYKQVLADNRGDFHVQLVHEWLQTALTVKDTLPQRGEAWYLFGHCTETTALPGAIKQWETIFARFGAKLENVSVGCCGMAGTYGHETKNLENSLGIYALSWQQALQKLPLDRCLATGYSCRSQVKRAEGNAIRHPLQALLELI
- the ydiK gene encoding AI-2E family transporter YdiK, producing the protein MKNAQKGWDLAQIVFSLLFISLTIVACFWIVQPFILGFAWASMVVIATWPLMIKFQRLLWGKRSLAVITMTLLLILVFIIPVALLVNSLIENSGPLIAWLGSGHLQMPELQWMRSIPLVGRKLYSAYHNLVAGGGTALLAQVQPYIGRTTGFFFAQAGHFGRFMMHLGLMLLFSVLLYWRGEQVGQGIRHFAFRLASRRGDAAVLLAAQAIRAVALGVVVTALVQAVLGGIGLAISGIPFATILTVLMILSCLVQLGPLVVLVPAIIWLYWSGDTTWGTVLLVWSCVVGTLDNVLRPVLIRMGADLPMILILSGVIGGLIAFGMIGLFIGPVVLAISYRLVSVWVHEAPAPHEDPLAVVEELAEVDAESHQLKV
- the ppsA gene encoding phosphoenolpyruvate synthase, whose translation is MSNQGEAPLVLWYDQLGMHDVDRVGGKNASLGEMITNLSSLGVSVPNGFATTSAAFNLFLDQSGVNQRIYELLDKTNIDDVDELAKAGKRIRQWVIETPFQPELEQAIHSAYSQLSADDAGASFAVRSSATAEDMPDASFAGQQETFLNVQGYDAVLVAVKHVFASLFNDRAISYRVHQGYDHRGVALSAGIQRMVRSDLAASGVMFTIDTESGFDQVVFITAAHGLGEMVVQGAVNPDEFYVHKPTLAAGRPAIVRRTMGSKKIRMVYADSREHGEQVSVEDVPQSDRDRFCLSDKEVEALALQAVLIEKHYQRPMDIEWAKDGHTGKLFIVQARPETVRSNGQVMERYTLRSGGKVVVEGRAIGHRIGAGEVKVIHDISEMNRIEKGDVLVTDMTDPDWEPIMKKASAIVTNRGGRTCHAAIIARELGIPAVVGCGHATEILRDGHKVTVSCAEGDTGYVYQGLLDFEVKSSQVDEMPALPLKIMMNVGNPDRAFDFACLPNEGVGLARLEFIINRMIGVHPKALLEFDKQTPELQQQIRGMMKGFDDPLEFYIGRLTEGIATLGAAFAPKRVIVRLSDFKTNEYANLVGGERYEPEEENPMLGFRGAGRYVADSFRDCFALECAAVKRVRNEMGLTNVEIMVPFVRTVAQARAVVEELERQGLKRGENGLKIIMMCEIPSNALLADEFLQFFDGFSIGSNDMTQLTLGLDRDSGVVSELFDERNDAVKALLSMAIRAAKKQGKYVGICGQGPSDHQDFAAWLMAEGIDSLSLNPDTVVQTWIGLAELK